CAAAATACAAAAAGTATTATAAAAGAAAAGATATAGAACCAGGTCTCAATTACGAGATAGCTGCAGAAAAAATAATTGATGTTGCACTTCTTGCTGTTCCAGAAGGAGGGGGTGCTAAAACTGCATGGCAGGCTCTGAAAGTCTTAGATGAGGTCAAAACATACTATGATATTGCTATGGCTTTTAAAGATGCTATTGATAAACTCCATGGAAGAAGATACACATACTCTTTTACAATGAAAGGGAAAAAAGGGTTTCACATAGTAGGAATTGGAATCAGAGGAAACTGCAGTGCTGTTTTAAGTGGTGGGTCTTTCGTTATTGTAGGTGCTCTTTTAAAAGAAATAAAAGTTTATTATTAGGGACCTGTACCTATGCCAAGAATTCTGTAGTTTCCGTCTGTTCCTTTTATAAGATCAATAAATCTATCTTCCTTTTTACTATTTAAAATCAGTTTTACCTTGAACCTTCTTATACCTAAAACCTTTTCTCCAATACACTCTTTTTTCCCAGAATAAATCTTCAGTTCTTTTATATCTAATAGCTTAATATTCTTCACAAATGTTTTTATCTGTCTTTTCCATTCGAGAAAAACAGGAGGAGGAGTATAACCAAAACCTTCCCCATCAGGCTGTTTTATAATAATTTTGCATTTAGATAAAATATTATAAGCAGTATCAAAATCTCCCTCTGAGATTGAATCAAAATACAGTTTTATTGCTTCTTCAGGAGATTTTGCAGTTATATCTTTTAGCTCATATCCGGATATTGTAAAAAAATCGCTCTTGTAAAACTTTTCTGGATTATCTCTCCTGAAAAGAATAATTCTCATACTGTTTTCCATATTTATTCCAAAGCCTGTAACAAATCCTTCAGGAATTTTCCAGATAAAACTTTTCTGGGAAAAATCTGTTTTACAGTCATTGATAGTGCCTCTATCTTTTCCACCCATCAAAACAGAAATACATATTTTTCCTTTGATATCACCTTTCCATTTTATTTTGTAGCTTCTCCCCTCAACCCAGAAGGAGTTTCTATCTGGAGAGATTATTTTTACATGCTGGGCATACGAAAGGGAAAAAATCAAAAGGAAAACTAAAAAAACTCCCATTATAGAATCTCCTTGAGACTCTCTATAACAAAATCCGGCTTGTATTTCATCGCTATCTCTTTATTCCCAAAACCATAACTCACAAGAACTGTTTTTAAACCGGCACTTTTTCCAGCCTTTATGTCAGCTTCGCTATCTCCTATCATAACAGATATATCAGGTTTTGAGTATAATCTTTCAACGGCAAAAAGGACAGGCTCAGGCTCTGGTTTTTTTCTTGGTGTTGTGTCTCCTCCCACCAGAATATCGATATACTCTTCTATTTCAAGCTTCTTTATTATCTGTCTTGATATATCTTCATACTTGTTTGTTACTATTCCGGTTTTTTTACCGGACTCTTTCAATTTTTTCAGGAGTTCGTAGGCGTACGGATATAAAACGGTGTAATCGGCAGGATTACTGAAGTAGTATTCACTGAAAAGTTTTACTCCTTCTTCTACAAGTTCTTCATCTTCTGTTCCCAAAATACCTTCAATAAGTTTTTTTCCACCGTATCCAACATGCTTTATTATTTTCTCTTCTGGGAGAGGGTTTCTTCCTAATTTTTTAAGTGCATAATTAACAGCAATAGCTATATCCTTTGAGGAATCTATAAGTGTTCCATCAAGATCAAACAGGAATGTTTCTATCTCAGTCTGAATTCCTGATATTTTTGAATTACTTTGTCTATCCATCTCTGCTCTTTTTTTGGTTTTCTGCTTTTCCTGTCAACGATAATGTATATCTCCTCTCCTTCTTTAACAAGACCTAAATCTTCTCTTGCTTTTTTTTCTATAAAAAATCTATCGTTTTTAAGATAATGGATTTTTTCTTCTAAAGCCTTATTCTCCTCTTTTAGTTCCGTTATCTGTGACTGTAAATTTGCCCTGTATCTTTCTTTCTGTATTAATCTAAATATATTTTTTTCTCCAAAAAAGAGAAGATATACAAAGTAAAGGAAAAAAAGAAGAGTGAGAAAGAGGAGGACAAAGTCCACCCCTATATATCTTTTTAATCTATCTGAGAAATCTTGAGAAAACCTCTTTTCCTTTAAATATTGCATTATCTCCTAATTCTTCCTCTATTCTTAACAGCTGGTTATACTTAGCTATCCTGTCTGTTCTCGAAGCAGAACCTGTTTTTATCTGCCCTGCATTAACACCAACAGCAAGGTCTGCTATAAAAGTATCTTCACTCTCCCCTGATCTATGGGAGATAACATTTGTATAACTTGCTGTTTTTGCCAGTTCAATAGCATCTAATGTTTCGGTTAAACTACCTATCTGGTTTAATTTTATCAGTACTGAGTTTGCCAGACCTTCCTCTATTCCTTTTTTTATGAGCTTTGGATTTGTTGTAAATAGATCATCCCCTACGAGCTGTATTTTGCTCCCAAGAGCTCTGGTAAGTTTCTTCCATCCTTCTATATCATCTTCTGCCATACCATCTTCAAGTGATATTAAAGGATAAGTTCCTTCTATCTCTTCGTATATAAGAATTAAATCATCGGAACTAAGTTCTTCACCTTCAAATCTGTAAACACCTTTTTCTTTATCATAAAACTCTGTTGATGCAGCATCTATAGCAAGAAGAACATCCTCTCCCGGTTCATATCCTGCTTTTTTTATAGCTTCCATCAGTATATCAAGGGCTTCTTTTGTAGAATTGAGATTAGGTGCAAAGCCTCCTTCATCTCCTACATTAGTTGAGTGTCCTTTCTCTTTTAAAACTTTTTTCAAAGTATGGAACACTTCAACACCACATCTGAGAGCCTCACTGAATCTCTGATTTTCAGGATCTTTTCCGCCAAAAACAGGTACTATCATAAACTCCTGAAAATCAAGGTTGTTATCTGCATGAACTCCACCATTTATAACATTCATTAGAGGAACTGGAAGAACTTTTGCATTCGTTCCTCCTATATATCTGTAAAGAGGTATCTCCAACTCCATCGCAGATGCCCTTGCAACAGCAAGAGAGACAGCAAGTATTGCATTTGCCCCTAAATTTGATTTATTTTCTGTACCATCAAGCTCTATCATAGTCCTGTCTATCTCAACCTGTTCTGTAGATTCTAAACCTATAATAGCATCTGCTATCTTTTCATTAATGTTTTCAACAGCCTTTAATACACCCTTTCCATGGTATCTGTTTATATCACCATCTCTAAGCTCCACAGCTTCTGTTTCACCGGTAGATGCACCACTTGGAACAATGGCTCTACCTACAATACCACTCTCTAAAACAACTTCTGCTTCAACAGTAGGATTACCCCTTGAATCTAAAACTTCTCTTCCTCTAACATCGACGATTACTGACATCTATAAACCTCCTTAATTATAGTCTGTGGTAAGCAGCGATAGCAGCTGCAATAACTGTAGCAAGATCTTCAGGATCTCCCTCTTCCGGCTTTAGTTTGAACTTCGGAAGTTTTTTATCAATGTATCCTGTATCAAACTTTCCTGCCATAAAATCTTTATCTCTTACTATCTGCCTCAGAAGGGGTAGATTTGTAGGTACTCCCCTTACCTGAAACTCGTCAAGTGCTCTTTTTGCTCTGTTAACAGTTTTCTCCCAATCAAGAGCCCATACAGTAAGCTTGGCAATCATTGAGTCGTAATACGGAGGGATTATGTAGTCTTTGTAAACAGCAGCATCTATTCTTACTCCCGGTCCTCCAGGGGAGTAATATGATGTAATTCTTCCAGGAGAAGGAGCAAATCCTTTTTCAGGGTCTTCAGCATTTATCCTGAACTCTATAGCGTATCCTCTAAAATGAATATCTTCCTGTAGGAAAGGTAGTTTTGCCCCTTCTGCTATATCTATCATTCTCTGTACAAGATCAACTCCAGTTACCGTTTCTGTGACTGTGTGTTCAACCTGAAGTCTTGTATTCATCTCTATAAAATAAAAATTATCATTTTCATCAACAAGGAATTCCAGAGTTCCTACACTTTCGTAACCCAACTTAAACATAGACTTAACCGCAACCCTGTAGAGCTCCCTCCTTACCTCTTCACTCAGTCTTGGAGATGGAGCTATCTCGACTATCTTTTGATGTCTTCTCTGTATAGAACAGTCCCTTTCTCCAAGATGTATAACATTTCCGTATTTGTCAGCCATTACCTGTATTTCTATATGTCTCGGATTTTTCACGTATTTTTCTATAAATACATCACCTTTACCAAAAAATTTTTTTGCCTCACTTGTAGCAGACCTGAACAGGTCTTCAAAATCACTCTCTTTTTCAACAATTCTCATTCCCCTTCCGCCGCCACCATAGGCAGCTTTAATAATAACTGGGAATCCTATCTCTCTGGCTACTTTTTTTGCTTCTTCCAGATCTGTTATAGGTTCATCTGTGCCCGGTAAAACAGGTACACCTACTTCCCTCATGGCAATTTTTGATTTTATCTTATCCCCAAAAAGCTCTATATGCTCTGGCTTTGGTCCTATGAATATGATTCCTCTTTTTTGACAGTACCTTGCAAAATCTGCATTTTCAGACAGAAATCCGTATCCGGGATGAATAGCATTACACCTTGTCTGTCTTGCAAGATCAACAATTTTATAAAAGTTCAGGTATGCCTTTACAGGATCTCCGGGAATCATATAGGACTCATCTGCCTTTTTAACCCATATACCGTTATGATCCGCCTCTGAATATATTGCAACAGTTCTTATACCAAGCTCTTTACAAGCTCTTATTATTCTTGTAGCTACTTCTCCCCTATTTGCGACAAGAACCTTTTTGATCTTTCTTTTTCTCATAACAGTTCTCCTAATCAATCACTATAGTTTCCTGATTTTCTATAAATGCTTCGTGGAGTGCCCTTACTGCTAATTCTGCATATTTTTCATCTATAAGACATGATATTTTTATTTCTGAAGTAGAGATTGCGTAAATATTGATGCCTTCTTTGTAAAGAACTTCAAACATCTTACCTGCTGTTCCTGCATGGGTTTTCATACCTAATCCAACAACAGATATCTTGGCTATTCTGTCGTTTCTCTCAACACCGGAGGCTCCTACCTCCTGAGCCACTTCTTTAGCTATCTCTTCAGCAAAATCTGCATCAACTTTATTAACAGTAAAAGAAATATCTGTATAGCCTTCGTGGGAAACATTCTGCACTATCATATCAACAACGATATTATTATCTCCCAAAGCTTTGAATAACTTTGCTGCTATCCCTGGTTTATCAGGAACTTTAACAACAGTAATCTTTGATTCCTTAAGCTCATGGCTTATTCCTCTAACTGCAACTCTTTCCATCTCTTCATTTTCCTCCACAATCCATGTTCCATCCTCATCAACAAAAGAGGATTTCACATGTATTTTTACTCCGTATTTTGCTGCAAACTCAACGGATCTTATCTGCATAACTTTTGAGCCTAAAGATGCCATTTCCATCATCTCTTCATAAGAGATAACAGGAATTTTCTTTGCATTTTCCACTATCCTCGGATCTGCTGTAAAAACACCTGTAACATCTGTATATATCTCACATACATCTGCATTTAAAGCTGCAGCAAGTGCAACGGCCGTTGTATCTGAACCGCCTCTACCGAGGGTCGTTATATCTCCGTAATCATTTACTCCTTGAAATCCTGCAACAATAACAACTTTTCCTTTATCAAGTTCAGCATGAATTCTGTGGGTATCTATCCTTTTTATCCTTGCCTTTGTATGTGCAGAATCTGTGTATATA
This genomic stretch from Persephonella hydrogeniphila harbors:
- a CDS encoding FtsB family cell division protein; translated protein: MQYLKEKRFSQDFSDRLKRYIGVDFVLLFLTLLFFLYFVYLLFFGEKNIFRLIQKERYRANLQSQITELKEENKALEEKIHYLKNDRFFIEKKAREDLGLVKEGEEIYIIVDRKSRKPKKEQRWIDKVIQKYQEFRLR
- the eno gene encoding phosphopyruvate hydratase; amino-acid sequence: MSVIVDVRGREVLDSRGNPTVEAEVVLESGIVGRAIVPSGASTGETEAVELRDGDINRYHGKGVLKAVENINEKIADAIIGLESTEQVEIDRTMIELDGTENKSNLGANAILAVSLAVARASAMELEIPLYRYIGGTNAKVLPVPLMNVINGGVHADNNLDFQEFMIVPVFGGKDPENQRFSEALRCGVEVFHTLKKVLKEKGHSTNVGDEGGFAPNLNSTKEALDILMEAIKKAGYEPGEDVLLAIDAASTEFYDKEKGVYRFEGEELSSDDLILIYEEIEGTYPLISLEDGMAEDDIEGWKKLTRALGSKIQLVGDDLFTTNPKLIKKGIEEGLANSVLIKLNQIGSLTETLDAIELAKTASYTNVISHRSGESEDTFIADLAVGVNAGQIKTGSASRTDRIAKYNQLLRIEEELGDNAIFKGKEVFSRFLR
- a CDS encoding aspartate kinase, whose amino-acid sequence is MPLIVQKFGGTSVGSIERIKNVAQKVKRAVDEGNKVVVVSSAMSGETDRLLGLTRELSSRPDPREQDMVVSTGEQVAIGLLAIALKEIGVDAVSLTGWQVPIYTDSAHTKARIKRIDTHRIHAELDKGKVVIVAGFQGVNDYGDITTLGRGGSDTTAVALAAALNADVCEIYTDVTGVFTADPRIVENAKKIPVISYEEMMEMASLGSKVMQIRSVEFAAKYGVKIHVKSSFVDEDGTWIVEENEEMERVAVRGISHELKESKITVVKVPDKPGIAAKLFKALGDNNIVVDMIVQNVSHEGYTDISFTVNKVDADFAEEIAKEVAQEVGASGVERNDRIAKISVVGLGMKTHAGTAGKMFEVLYKEGINIYAISTSEIKISCLIDEKYAELAVRALHEAFIENQETIVID
- the accC gene encoding acetyl-CoA carboxylase biotin carboxylase subunit; amino-acid sequence: MRKRKIKKVLVANRGEVATRIIRACKELGIRTVAIYSEADHNGIWVKKADESYMIPGDPVKAYLNFYKIVDLARQTRCNAIHPGYGFLSENADFARYCQKRGIIFIGPKPEHIELFGDKIKSKIAMREVGVPVLPGTDEPITDLEEAKKVAREIGFPVIIKAAYGGGGRGMRIVEKESDFEDLFRSATSEAKKFFGKGDVFIEKYVKNPRHIEIQVMADKYGNVIHLGERDCSIQRRHQKIVEIAPSPRLSEEVRRELYRVAVKSMFKLGYESVGTLEFLVDENDNFYFIEMNTRLQVEHTVTETVTGVDLVQRMIDIAEGAKLPFLQEDIHFRGYAIEFRINAEDPEKGFAPSPGRITSYYSPGGPGVRIDAAVYKDYIIPPYYDSMIAKLTVWALDWEKTVNRAKRALDEFQVRGVPTNLPLLRQIVRDKDFMAGKFDTGYIDKKLPKFKLKPEEGDPEDLATVIAAAIAAYHRL
- a CDS encoding HAD family hydrolase, encoding MDRQSNSKISGIQTEIETFLFDLDGTLIDSSKDIAIAVNYALKKLGRNPLPEEKIIKHVGYGGKKLIEGILGTEDEELVEEGVKLFSEYYFSNPADYTVLYPYAYELLKKLKESGKKTGIVTNKYEDISRQIIKKLEIEEYIDILVGGDTTPRKKPEPEPVLFAVERLYSKPDISVMIGDSEADIKAGKSAGLKTVLVSYGFGNKEIAMKYKPDFVIESLKEIL